Genomic DNA from Acidobacteriota bacterium:
TGAGCAATTCCCTAAGCCCACGCATACGCGCAAACCAGCGCCGGGCCTCTTCGGCGGTTCCGATTGGTGGAATCGTCATCAGGCCGACGAGCTCGATCGAAGGCATTTCGATGATTTCCTCAGCCAGCCTGGAGATCTCATCGCCAGATACTCCTCCCTTCTGGGATTCATCCCCCAGATTGACCTGGATCAGCACTCGCAGATTCCTCCCGAGACGCGCGGCCTGTTCGCTGACTCGCCGAGCAGTCTTCTCCGAATCGATCGAGTGAATCCAGTCGAAGATTTCTGCAGCTTTTCGCGCCTTATTGGATTGAAGATGGCCCACGAGATGCCACTGCGGAGACCCGGACACCCCATCCTTCTTGCCGGCCGCTTCCTGCACCCGGCTTTCACCGAGATGACGAACCCCGGCGGCGACGGCTTCGGAAGCCGGTATCGCCGGCTGCGTCTTCGAAACGGCGACCAGGATGATCTCCGAGCGATTCCGACCGGAGCGCCGGCAGGCTTC
This window encodes:
- a CDS encoding YggS family pyridoxal phosphate-dependent enzyme; the protein is MRISDRLAAVEESISEACRRSGRNRSEIILVAVSKTQPAIPASEAVAAGVRHLGESRVQEAAGKKDGVSGSPQWHLVGHLQSNKARKAAEIFDWIHSIDSEKTARRVSEQAARLGRNLRVLIQVNLGDESQKGGVSGDEISRLAEEIIEMPSIELVGLMTIPPIGTAEEARRWFARMRGLRELLTPIAGKEATHLSMGMSDDYEEAIEEGATIIRVGRAIFGERE